A genomic window from Pecten maximus chromosome 2, xPecMax1.1, whole genome shotgun sequence includes:
- the LOC117321993 gene encoding folylpolyglutamate synthase, mitochondrial-like isoform X3, whose protein sequence is MNNMVRSFPKLAANVSNDISKKYEEAVKMLNTLQSNAQTIQKIRKERDSLSHLNIPNMVKYAERAGITLDDIDSLNVIHVSGTKGKGSTCAFTESILRQYGYSTGFFSSPHLVEVRERFRINGTPLSREKFAHYFWDVYHKLEASKQQHNGAMPAYFAFCTIMAFHVFLQEKIDVAIVEVGIGGQYDSTNLIQKPVVCGVTSLGLDHTSILGNTIEQIAWHKAGIFKPGVPAFTAPQVSPALQVIKERAEEIGSPLHKITTLQDLDLQGRKLELGIEGTMQRVNAALAMQLSKTWLEERGDNSRKEDKRGQNGVHSSTPEAGDGVPFIPKGEKFAVTEEMCQGLAMCRWAGRNQSIKKHRLTYYLDGAHTLESIEQCVEWFQSVSAQEAETIRGKVVKVIIFNTTGDRDPSILISPLTECQFDLVAFCPNIAFSNRNTLGKNGDLTNNTVTTESQHSRCLLNKECWTKVHLSRTASAALSDDVTDHSSKRAFQNGNVNGQTNESNKRFKKDQSDVLSGAVNQNSSGLPNGVSRDHEDSLSESVINGKSDETSIHKSCEQSNCDSQSKLPNEADVLSEVFPSIYDAVKWATQGREPLVDDDHKLDLNQIPEDLRDPAHIQILITGSLHLVGGVLRAVSPDYNS, encoded by the exons GAGGCAGTAAAGATGCTCAACACCCTCCAGAGTAATGCACAGACCATACAGAAGATACGTAAAGAACGGGACTCACTGTCCCATCTGAACATCCCAAACATGGTCAAGTACGCAGAGCGAGCAGGGATTACG CTGGATGATATTGACAGCCTGAATGTGATCCATGTCAGTGGTACGAAGGGCAAGGGATCAACATGTGCCTTCACCGAGAGTATCCTCCGCCAGTATGGCTACAGCACGGGCTTCTTCAG TTCCCCACACTTGGTAGAAGTCCGGGAGCGATTTCGGATCAATGGCACACCGCTATCTAGAGAAAAGTTCGCACATTACTTCTGGGATGTGTATCACAAGTTAGAAGCATCAAAG CAACAGCACAATGGAGCTATGCCAGCTTACTTTGCATTCTGTACCATCATGGCCTTCCATGTGTTTCTACAAGAAAAGATTGATGTGGCCATTGTTGAGGTCGGTATCGGGGGCCAGTATGACAGTACAAACCTCATACAGAAGCCTGTTGTGTgtggagttacctcccttggactGGACCACACCTCCATATTGGGCAACACCATTGAACAGATAGCCTGGCACAAGGCCGGAATTTTCAAG CCAGGAGTACCAGCCTTCACTGCCCCACAAGTGTCACCGGCTCTACAGGTCATCAAGGAAAGAGCGGAGGAGATAGGG AGTCCACTTCACAAGATAACGACCTTGCAGGATTTAGACTTGCAGGGCAGAAAACTAGAACTGGGTATTGAAGGTACCATGCAGAGGGTGAATGCAGCCCTGGCAATGCAGCTTTCTAAAACCTGGCTAGAggaaaggggagacaattctCGGAAAGAGGACAAGAGAG GTCAGAATGGAGTCCACTCCTCTACACCTGAGGCAGGAGATGGCGTCCCATTTATACCAAAGGGTGAGAAATTTGCTGTAACTGAGGAAATGTGTCAGG GGCTAGCAATGTGTAGGTGGGCCGGTCGAAACCAATCCATAAAGAAACACCGCCTGACCTATTACTTGGATGGAGCTCACACCTTGGAGAGTATtgag CAATGTGTGGAATGGTTCCAGTCTGTGTCAGCACAGGAAGCAGAGACCATTAG GGGAAAAGTTGTCAAGGTCATCATATTCAACACAACTGGAGACCGAGATCCGTCTATCCTGATTTCTCCACTCACG GAATGTCAGTTTGACCTGGTTGCTTTCTGTCCAAATATTGCCTTTAGTAATCGTAACACTTTAG GAAAGAATGGAG ATCTCACCAACAATACAGTCACCACAGAGAGCCAGCATTCCAGGTGTCTCCTAAACAAGGAATGTTGGACCAAAGTTCATCTGTCCAGGACAGCCTCGGCAGCCTTGTCAGATGATGTCACCGACCATTCTTCTAAACGTGCTTTTCAAAACGGGAACGTCAATGGACAAACAAACGAGTCCaacaaaagatttaaaaaagacCAAAGTGATGTTTTATCAGGAGCAGTAAATCAAAATTCCTCAGGATTGCCAAATGGTGTTTCTAGAGATCATGAAGATAGTCTTTCAGAATCTGTGATAAATGGAAAATCTGACGAAACGTCCATTCATAAGTCATGTGAACAAAGCAACTGTGATAGTCAATCCAAGCTTCCTAACGAAGCTGATGTCCTTTCTGAAGTATTTCCCTCTATATATGATGCTGTTAAGTGGGCCACTCAAGGTCGTGAGCCGTTGGTTGATGATGACCATAAACTTGACTTAAACCAGATCCCTGAAGACCTTCGTGACCCTGCCCATATACAGATCCTGATCACAGGAAGTCTTCATCTTGTCGGTGGGGTGCTTAGGGCAGTGAGCCCTGACTACAACTCCTAG
- the LOC117321993 gene encoding folylpolyglutamate synthase, mitochondrial-like isoform X1, which yields MNNMVRSFPKLAANVSNDISKKYEVWWRIQEAVKMLNTLQSNAQTIQKIRKERDSLSHLNIPNMVKYAERAGITLDDIDSLNVIHVSGTKGKGSTCAFTESILRQYGYSTGFFSSPHLVEVRERFRINGTPLSREKFAHYFWDVYHKLEASKQQHNGAMPAYFAFCTIMAFHVFLQEKIDVAIVEVGIGGQYDSTNLIQKPVVCGVTSLGLDHTSILGNTIEQIAWHKAGIFKPGVPAFTAPQVSPALQVIKERAEEIGSPLHKITTLQDLDLQGRKLELGIEGTMQRVNAALAMQLSKTWLEERGDNSRKEDKRGQNGVHSSTPEAGDGVPFIPKGEKFAVTEEMCQGLAMCRWAGRNQSIKKHRLTYYLDGAHTLESIEQCVEWFQSVSAQEAETIRGKVVKVIIFNTTGDRDPSILISPLTECQFDLVAFCPNIAFSNRNTLGKNGDLTNNTVTTESQHSRCLLNKECWTKVHLSRTASAALSDDVTDHSSKRAFQNGNVNGQTNESNKRFKKDQSDVLSGAVNQNSSGLPNGVSRDHEDSLSESVINGKSDETSIHKSCEQSNCDSQSKLPNEADVLSEVFPSIYDAVKWATQGREPLVDDDHKLDLNQIPEDLRDPAHIQILITGSLHLVGGVLRAVSPDYNS from the exons GTATGGTGGAGAATCCAG GAGGCAGTAAAGATGCTCAACACCCTCCAGAGTAATGCACAGACCATACAGAAGATACGTAAAGAACGGGACTCACTGTCCCATCTGAACATCCCAAACATGGTCAAGTACGCAGAGCGAGCAGGGATTACG CTGGATGATATTGACAGCCTGAATGTGATCCATGTCAGTGGTACGAAGGGCAAGGGATCAACATGTGCCTTCACCGAGAGTATCCTCCGCCAGTATGGCTACAGCACGGGCTTCTTCAG TTCCCCACACTTGGTAGAAGTCCGGGAGCGATTTCGGATCAATGGCACACCGCTATCTAGAGAAAAGTTCGCACATTACTTCTGGGATGTGTATCACAAGTTAGAAGCATCAAAG CAACAGCACAATGGAGCTATGCCAGCTTACTTTGCATTCTGTACCATCATGGCCTTCCATGTGTTTCTACAAGAAAAGATTGATGTGGCCATTGTTGAGGTCGGTATCGGGGGCCAGTATGACAGTACAAACCTCATACAGAAGCCTGTTGTGTgtggagttacctcccttggactGGACCACACCTCCATATTGGGCAACACCATTGAACAGATAGCCTGGCACAAGGCCGGAATTTTCAAG CCAGGAGTACCAGCCTTCACTGCCCCACAAGTGTCACCGGCTCTACAGGTCATCAAGGAAAGAGCGGAGGAGATAGGG AGTCCACTTCACAAGATAACGACCTTGCAGGATTTAGACTTGCAGGGCAGAAAACTAGAACTGGGTATTGAAGGTACCATGCAGAGGGTGAATGCAGCCCTGGCAATGCAGCTTTCTAAAACCTGGCTAGAggaaaggggagacaattctCGGAAAGAGGACAAGAGAG GTCAGAATGGAGTCCACTCCTCTACACCTGAGGCAGGAGATGGCGTCCCATTTATACCAAAGGGTGAGAAATTTGCTGTAACTGAGGAAATGTGTCAGG GGCTAGCAATGTGTAGGTGGGCCGGTCGAAACCAATCCATAAAGAAACACCGCCTGACCTATTACTTGGATGGAGCTCACACCTTGGAGAGTATtgag CAATGTGTGGAATGGTTCCAGTCTGTGTCAGCACAGGAAGCAGAGACCATTAG GGGAAAAGTTGTCAAGGTCATCATATTCAACACAACTGGAGACCGAGATCCGTCTATCCTGATTTCTCCACTCACG GAATGTCAGTTTGACCTGGTTGCTTTCTGTCCAAATATTGCCTTTAGTAATCGTAACACTTTAG GAAAGAATGGAG ATCTCACCAACAATACAGTCACCACAGAGAGCCAGCATTCCAGGTGTCTCCTAAACAAGGAATGTTGGACCAAAGTTCATCTGTCCAGGACAGCCTCGGCAGCCTTGTCAGATGATGTCACCGACCATTCTTCTAAACGTGCTTTTCAAAACGGGAACGTCAATGGACAAACAAACGAGTCCaacaaaagatttaaaaaagacCAAAGTGATGTTTTATCAGGAGCAGTAAATCAAAATTCCTCAGGATTGCCAAATGGTGTTTCTAGAGATCATGAAGATAGTCTTTCAGAATCTGTGATAAATGGAAAATCTGACGAAACGTCCATTCATAAGTCATGTGAACAAAGCAACTGTGATAGTCAATCCAAGCTTCCTAACGAAGCTGATGTCCTTTCTGAAGTATTTCCCTCTATATATGATGCTGTTAAGTGGGCCACTCAAGGTCGTGAGCCGTTGGTTGATGATGACCATAAACTTGACTTAAACCAGATCCCTGAAGACCTTCGTGACCCTGCCCATATACAGATCCTGATCACAGGAAGTCTTCATCTTGTCGGTGGGGTGCTTAGGGCAGTGAGCCCTGACTACAACTCCTAG
- the LOC117321993 gene encoding folylpolyglutamate synthase, mitochondrial-like isoform X2, with the protein MNNMVRSFPKLAANVSNDISKKYEVWWRIQEAVKMLNTLQSNAQTIQKIRKERDSLSHLNIPNMVKYAERAGITLDDIDSLNVIHVSGTKGKGSTCAFTESILRQYGYSTGFFSSPHLVEVRERFRINGTPLSREKFAHYFWDVYHKLEASKQQHNGAMPAYFAFCTIMAFHVFLQEKIDVAIVEVGIGGQYDSTNLIQKPVVCGVTSLGLDHTSILGNTIEQIAWHKAGIFKPGVPAFTAPQVSPALQVIKERAEEIGSPLHKITTLQDLDLQGRKLELGIEGTMQRVNAALAMQLSKTWLEERGDNSRKEDKRGQNGVHSSTPEAGDGVPFIPKGEKFAVTEEMCQGLAMCRWAGRNQSIKKHRLTYYLDGAHTLESIEQCVEWFQSVSAQEAETIRGKVVKVIIFNTTGDRDPSILISPLTECQFDLVAFCPNIAFSNRNTLDLTNNTVTTESQHSRCLLNKECWTKVHLSRTASAALSDDVTDHSSKRAFQNGNVNGQTNESNKRFKKDQSDVLSGAVNQNSSGLPNGVSRDHEDSLSESVINGKSDETSIHKSCEQSNCDSQSKLPNEADVLSEVFPSIYDAVKWATQGREPLVDDDHKLDLNQIPEDLRDPAHIQILITGSLHLVGGVLRAVSPDYNS; encoded by the exons GTATGGTGGAGAATCCAG GAGGCAGTAAAGATGCTCAACACCCTCCAGAGTAATGCACAGACCATACAGAAGATACGTAAAGAACGGGACTCACTGTCCCATCTGAACATCCCAAACATGGTCAAGTACGCAGAGCGAGCAGGGATTACG CTGGATGATATTGACAGCCTGAATGTGATCCATGTCAGTGGTACGAAGGGCAAGGGATCAACATGTGCCTTCACCGAGAGTATCCTCCGCCAGTATGGCTACAGCACGGGCTTCTTCAG TTCCCCACACTTGGTAGAAGTCCGGGAGCGATTTCGGATCAATGGCACACCGCTATCTAGAGAAAAGTTCGCACATTACTTCTGGGATGTGTATCACAAGTTAGAAGCATCAAAG CAACAGCACAATGGAGCTATGCCAGCTTACTTTGCATTCTGTACCATCATGGCCTTCCATGTGTTTCTACAAGAAAAGATTGATGTGGCCATTGTTGAGGTCGGTATCGGGGGCCAGTATGACAGTACAAACCTCATACAGAAGCCTGTTGTGTgtggagttacctcccttggactGGACCACACCTCCATATTGGGCAACACCATTGAACAGATAGCCTGGCACAAGGCCGGAATTTTCAAG CCAGGAGTACCAGCCTTCACTGCCCCACAAGTGTCACCGGCTCTACAGGTCATCAAGGAAAGAGCGGAGGAGATAGGG AGTCCACTTCACAAGATAACGACCTTGCAGGATTTAGACTTGCAGGGCAGAAAACTAGAACTGGGTATTGAAGGTACCATGCAGAGGGTGAATGCAGCCCTGGCAATGCAGCTTTCTAAAACCTGGCTAGAggaaaggggagacaattctCGGAAAGAGGACAAGAGAG GTCAGAATGGAGTCCACTCCTCTACACCTGAGGCAGGAGATGGCGTCCCATTTATACCAAAGGGTGAGAAATTTGCTGTAACTGAGGAAATGTGTCAGG GGCTAGCAATGTGTAGGTGGGCCGGTCGAAACCAATCCATAAAGAAACACCGCCTGACCTATTACTTGGATGGAGCTCACACCTTGGAGAGTATtgag CAATGTGTGGAATGGTTCCAGTCTGTGTCAGCACAGGAAGCAGAGACCATTAG GGGAAAAGTTGTCAAGGTCATCATATTCAACACAACTGGAGACCGAGATCCGTCTATCCTGATTTCTCCACTCACG GAATGTCAGTTTGACCTGGTTGCTTTCTGTCCAAATATTGCCTTTAGTAATCGTAACACTTTAG ATCTCACCAACAATACAGTCACCACAGAGAGCCAGCATTCCAGGTGTCTCCTAAACAAGGAATGTTGGACCAAAGTTCATCTGTCCAGGACAGCCTCGGCAGCCTTGTCAGATGATGTCACCGACCATTCTTCTAAACGTGCTTTTCAAAACGGGAACGTCAATGGACAAACAAACGAGTCCaacaaaagatttaaaaaagacCAAAGTGATGTTTTATCAGGAGCAGTAAATCAAAATTCCTCAGGATTGCCAAATGGTGTTTCTAGAGATCATGAAGATAGTCTTTCAGAATCTGTGATAAATGGAAAATCTGACGAAACGTCCATTCATAAGTCATGTGAACAAAGCAACTGTGATAGTCAATCCAAGCTTCCTAACGAAGCTGATGTCCTTTCTGAAGTATTTCCCTCTATATATGATGCTGTTAAGTGGGCCACTCAAGGTCGTGAGCCGTTGGTTGATGATGACCATAAACTTGACTTAAACCAGATCCCTGAAGACCTTCGTGACCCTGCCCATATACAGATCCTGATCACAGGAAGTCTTCATCTTGTCGGTGGGGTGCTTAGGGCAGTGAGCCCTGACTACAACTCCTAG